Proteins from a single region of Hyphomicrobiales bacterium:
- a CDS encoding RpiR family transcriptional regulator, with amino-acid sequence MADRPVTADRTIPASWYRPSIAERVRENMDRLTAAERKAAHILLANYPVVGLETVAEFAGRANVSAPTILRFVARLGFAGYPEFQKELRAELDARLLPPLSKSAPAASEFDADDFLDRFRSAVVDNITETFSHVPPAEFEGVVGLLANLKRRVHVLGGRFSDSLARYATAHLQIIRPDVVHLFGQKENWRDQLLDLGKKDVLVLFDVRRYQEDLANLAMNAAQRGTVIVLVTDQWLSPVARHAQHVLAARISVPSNWDSGAAVLALVEAVVAATTERLGDSARHRIAAVEQLRGQ; translated from the coding sequence ATGGCAGACAGGCCGGTTACCGCCGACAGGACGATCCCAGCCTCGTGGTATCGGCCCTCGATCGCCGAGCGGGTGCGCGAGAACATGGACCGGCTGACGGCGGCCGAACGCAAGGCGGCGCACATCCTGCTTGCCAACTATCCCGTCGTCGGGCTCGAGACGGTGGCGGAATTTGCCGGCCGGGCGAATGTCAGCGCGCCGACGATCCTGCGTTTCGTCGCCCGGCTCGGTTTTGCCGGCTATCCGGAATTCCAGAAGGAACTGCGCGCCGAACTCGATGCGCGGCTGTTGCCGCCGCTGTCGAAGAGCGCACCGGCGGCGTCCGAATTCGATGCCGACGACTTTCTCGACCGGTTCCGCTCGGCGGTGGTCGATAACATCACCGAGACCTTCTCGCATGTGCCACCGGCCGAGTTCGAGGGGGTGGTCGGGCTGCTGGCCAATCTGAAGCGACGGGTTCATGTGCTCGGCGGGCGGTTTTCGGATTCGCTTGCCCGTTACGCGACCGCGCATCTGCAGATTATCCGCCCGGACGTGGTGCATCTGTTCGGCCAGAAGGAGAACTGGCGCGACCAGTTGCTCGATCTCGGCAAGAAGGATGTCCTGGTCCTGTTCGATGTTCGCCGCTATCAGGAAGATCTCGCCAATCTCGCCATGAATGCCGCCCAGCGCGGCACCGTCATCGTGCTGGTCACCGATCAGTGGCTGTCGCCGGTTGCGCGGCACGCGCAGCATGTGCTGGCGGCGCGGATTTCGGTGCCGTCGAACTGGGATTCGGGGGCGGCTGTGCTGGCGCTCGTCGAGGCGGTTGTCGCGGCGACGACGGAGCGCCTCGGCGACAGTGCGCGCCATCGCATTGCGGCGGTCGAGCAACTTCGCGGGCAATAG
- a CDS encoding glutamine synthetase — translation MAGNLTLDALRAAVADGTIDTVLVCFTDMQGRLMGKRFQAEFFLDSGVDETHACDYLLANDIDMEPVPGYTAANWAKGYGDFVMKPDLSTMRTIPWLEGTALVLCDILDHHHEDLPHSPRAMLKKQLARLEALGMSAFFASELEFYLFDETYESIAAQKFAEPKTAGTYIEDYHIFQTTKEEAFMRTIRKGLQGAAIPVENSKGEWGPGQEEINVRYDDALTMADNHVILKNGIKEMAHFAEKAVTFMAKWRTELAGSSCHIHASLWDKAGKKPLFLDKDAPHGMSELMRQFMAGQLAHAKEITWFLAPYINSYKRFQVGTFAPTRAIWSRDNRTAGFRLCAEDSKAIRVECRIGGADLNPYIAFAALLAAGLDGIENKMDLEKEFVGDAYGGKRLREVPKTLREAIDAMKKSKMLREAMGDGVVDHYVHTAEWEQAEYDRRVTDWEVARGFERY, via the coding sequence ATGGCCGGCAATCTCACTCTCGATGCCCTGCGCGCCGCCGTCGCCGACGGCACCATCGACACGGTTCTCGTCTGCTTCACCGACATGCAGGGTCGGCTGATGGGCAAGCGCTTCCAGGCCGAATTCTTCCTCGATTCCGGTGTCGACGAGACCCATGCCTGCGACTACCTGCTGGCCAATGACATCGACATGGAACCGGTGCCGGGCTACACCGCCGCCAACTGGGCCAAGGGCTATGGCGACTTCGTCATGAAGCCGGACCTGTCGACCATGCGCACCATTCCCTGGCTGGAAGGCACCGCGCTGGTGCTGTGCGACATCCTCGACCATCACCACGAAGATCTGCCCCACTCGCCGCGCGCCATGCTGAAGAAGCAGCTCGCCCGCCTCGAAGCGCTTGGCATGAGCGCGTTCTTCGCCTCCGAGCTGGAATTCTACCTGTTCGACGAGACCTACGAGTCGATCGCCGCGCAGAAATTCGCCGAACCGAAGACCGCCGGCACCTATATCGAGGACTACCACATCTTCCAGACCACCAAGGAAGAGGCGTTCATGCGCACCATCCGCAAGGGTCTGCAGGGCGCCGCCATTCCGGTCGAGAACTCGAAGGGCGAATGGGGTCCGGGCCAGGAAGAGATCAATGTGCGCTACGACGACGCGCTGACCATGGCCGACAACCACGTGATCCTGAAGAACGGCATCAAGGAGATGGCCCACTTTGCCGAGAAGGCCGTCACCTTCATGGCCAAGTGGCGCACCGAGCTTGCCGGCTCGAGCTGCCACATCCACGCATCGCTTTGGGACAAGGCCGGCAAGAAGCCGCTTTTCCTCGACAAGGACGCACCGCACGGCATGTCCGAGCTGATGCGCCAGTTCATGGCCGGCCAGCTCGCCCACGCCAAGGAGATCACCTGGTTCCTCGCCCCCTACATCAACTCCTACAAGCGCTTCCAGGTCGGCACCTTCGCCCCGACCCGCGCCATCTGGAGCCGTGACAACCGCACCGCCGGCTTCCGCCTGTGCGCCGAGGATTCCAAGGCCATCCGGGTCGAATGCCGCATCGGCGGCGCCGACCTCAACCCGTATATTGCCTTTGCCGCCCTCCTCGCTGCCGGCCTCGACGGCATCGAGAACAAGATGGATCTGGAGAAGGAATTCGTCGGCGACGCCTATGGCGGCAAGCGCCTGCGCGAGGTGCCCAAGACCCTGCGCGAAGCCATCGACGCCATGAAGAAATCGAAGATGCTGCGCGAGGCGATGGGCGATGGCGTGGTCGATCACTACGTCCACACCGCCGAGTGGGAGCAGGCCGAATACGACCGCCGCGTCACCGACTGGGAAGTCGCCCGCGGCTTCGAGCGCTACTGA
- a CDS encoding aldehyde dehydrogenase, which yields MSETVKIVSPVDGSVYAERPLATDAAIAAALDAAKAAQKEWRRVPLAERARLCTGIVDAMLAMRDDIVPELAWQMGRPVKFGAGELGGFEERARYMIAIAEEALSPVMPPEKDGFERWIARDPLGLVFVIAPWNYPFLTAVNSIVPALMAGNAVLLKHASQTLLVGDRFQAAIDKAGLPKGLFQHLVMSHGQTETLISGGNADQVNFTGSVAGGKVMEDAAKGTFTGLGLELGGKDPAYVRADANVAHAVENLVDGAFFNSGQSCCGIERIYVHESVYTDFVDGFVDLTRGYVLGDPLDAATTLGPMVKGSAADFVRGQIAEAKRAGATAHIDTAAFERDAPGSAYMAPQVLTDVNHQMSVMREESFGPVIGIMKVRDDAEAIELMNDSTYGLTASVWTADRDAAFAIGNEVETGTVFMNRCDYLDPALAWTGVKDTGRGATLSKVGYEHLTRPKSFHLRTKI from the coding sequence ATGTCGGAGACGGTCAAAATCGTCTCGCCCGTGGACGGTTCGGTCTATGCCGAACGCCCGCTGGCGACGGATGCCGCCATTGCGGCCGCGCTTGATGCGGCCAAGGCGGCCCAGAAGGAGTGGCGCCGCGTGCCGCTCGCCGAACGCGCCCGCCTGTGCACCGGCATCGTCGATGCCATGCTCGCGATGCGCGATGATATCGTGCCCGAACTCGCCTGGCAGATGGGCCGCCCGGTCAAGTTCGGTGCCGGCGAACTGGGCGGTTTCGAAGAGCGCGCCCGCTACATGATCGCAATCGCCGAGGAAGCGCTTTCCCCCGTCATGCCGCCGGAGAAGGACGGTTTCGAACGCTGGATCGCACGCGACCCGCTCGGCCTCGTCTTCGTCATCGCGCCGTGGAACTATCCGTTCCTGACCGCCGTCAACTCCATCGTGCCGGCGCTGATGGCCGGCAACGCGGTACTGTTGAAGCACGCCTCGCAGACGCTGCTGGTCGGCGACCGCTTCCAGGCGGCCATCGACAAGGCCGGCCTGCCGAAGGGCCTGTTCCAGCACCTCGTCATGAGCCACGGCCAGACCGAAACGCTGATTTCCGGCGGCAACGCCGATCAGGTCAACTTCACCGGCTCGGTCGCCGGCGGCAAGGTCATGGAAGACGCCGCAAAGGGCACATTCACCGGCCTTGGCCTCGAACTCGGCGGCAAGGACCCGGCCTATGTCCGTGCCGACGCAAACGTCGCCCACGCGGTCGAGAACCTCGTCGACGGCGCCTTCTTCAACTCCGGTCAGTCGTGCTGCGGCATCGAACGCATCTACGTCCACGAGAGCGTCTACACCGACTTCGTCGACGGCTTTGTCGACCTGACCCGCGGCTACGTGCTCGGTGACCCGCTCGACGCGGCGACCACGCTCGGCCCCATGGTCAAGGGCTCGGCCGCCGACTTCGTGCGCGGCCAGATCGCCGAAGCCAAGCGCGCCGGCGCCACGGCCCATATCGACACCGCCGCCTTCGAGCGCGATGCGCCGGGTTCCGCCTATATGGCCCCGCAGGTGCTGACCGACGTCAATCACCAGATGTCGGTTATGCGCGAGGAGAGTTTCGGCCCGGTCATCGGCATCATGAAGGTGCGCGACGACGCCGAGGCCATCGAACTGATGAACGACAGCACCTACGGCCTGACCGCTTCGGTGTGGACCGCCGATCGCGATGCTGCGTTTGCCATCGGCAACGAGGTCGAGACCGGCACCGTGTTCATGAACCGCTGCGACTATCTCGATCCCGCGCTCGCCTGGACCGGCGTCAAGGACACCGGCCGCGGCGCGACCTTGTCCAAGGTCGGCTACGAGCATCTCACCCGACCGAAAAGCTTTCACCTGCGCACCAAGATCTAG
- a CDS encoding alcohol dehydrogenase yields the protein MSVPTANWSYPTAVRFGPGRISELADACKSAGMERPLIVTDPGLAALPMVADALAACKDAGLGAALFSEVKPNPVEANLTDGVAAYKAGNHDGVVAFGGGSALDMGKLIAFMPGQTRPVWDFEDIGDWWTRANPDVIAPVIAVPTTAGTGSEVGRAGVITDETTHTKKVIFHPKMMPVTVIADPELSVGLPPLLTAGTGMDALIHCFEAYCSPFYHPMSEGIGLEGVRLAKEYLPRAVKDGKDLSARANMLSAAMMGAVAFQKGLGAMHSMSHPVGALYDTHHGLTNAVFMPYVLVFNRPAIEQKVTRMAAYLGLDNPGFDSFLDWILALREEIHIPHTLVDLGIDDAKIELIAEMAIVDPTAGGNPVELTKDAAIGIFEAAMAGTIER from the coding sequence ATGTCCGTACCTACTGCAAACTGGAGCTACCCGACCGCAGTCCGTTTCGGCCCCGGTCGCATTTCCGAACTCGCCGATGCCTGCAAGAGCGCCGGTATGGAGCGTCCGCTGATCGTCACCGATCCGGGCCTTGCCGCCCTGCCGATGGTCGCCGACGCGCTTGCCGCCTGCAAGGACGCCGGCCTCGGCGCCGCGCTGTTCTCCGAGGTCAAACCGAACCCGGTGGAAGCCAACCTCACCGACGGCGTTGCCGCCTACAAGGCCGGCAACCATGACGGCGTCGTCGCCTTCGGCGGCGGCTCGGCGCTCGACATGGGCAAGCTGATCGCCTTCATGCCCGGCCAGACCCGCCCGGTGTGGGATTTCGAGGACATCGGCGACTGGTGGACGCGCGCCAACCCCGACGTCATCGCGCCGGTGATCGCCGTACCGACCACCGCCGGCACCGGTTCCGAAGTCGGCCGCGCCGGCGTCATCACCGACGAGACGACCCACACCAAGAAGGTCATCTTCCACCCGAAGATGATGCCGGTCACCGTCATCGCCGATCCGGAACTTTCCGTCGGCCTGCCGCCGCTGTTGACCGCCGGCACCGGCATGGATGCGCTTATCCACTGCTTCGAGGCCTATTGCTCGCCGTTCTATCATCCGATGTCGGAAGGCATCGGCCTTGAAGGCGTCCGGCTGGCCAAGGAATACCTGCCGCGCGCGGTCAAGGACGGCAAGGACCTGTCGGCCCGCGCCAACATGCTGAGCGCGGCGATGATGGGCGCGGTCGCCTTCCAGAAGGGTCTCGGCGCGATGCACTCCATGTCGCATCCCGTCGGCGCCCTCTACGACACCCATCACGGCCTGACCAACGCGGTCTTCATGCCCTATGTGCTGGTCTTCAACCGCCCGGCGATCGAGCAGAAGGTCACCCGCATGGCCGCCTATCTCGGCCTCGACAACCCCGGCTTCGACAGTTTCCTCGACTGGATCCTGGCGCTGCGCGAGGAAATCCACATTCCCCACACGCTGGTCGACCTCGGCATCGATGACGCCAAGATCGAACTGATCGCGGAAATGGCGATCGTCGACCCGACCGCCGGCGGCAACCCGGTCGAACTGACCAAGGACGCCGCCATCGGCATTTTCGAGGCGGCGATGGCCGGTACCATCGAACGCTGA
- a CDS encoding aspartate aminotransferase family protein (catalyzes the formation of pyruvate and beta-alanine from L-alanine and 3-oxopropanoate): MTVNVPNNLEAFWMPFTANRQFKQKPRMFVSADRMHYTTSDGRQVLDGTAGLWCVNAGHKRPKIVEAIQRQVEELDYAPAFQMGHPKVFELASQLVTMMPSGIDHVFFTNSGSESVETALKMAIAYHRAKGDGSRFRLIGRERGYHGVNFGGISVGGIVANRKMFGTLLTGVDHIRHTHDLARNAFSRGQPEHGAELADDLERLVLLHDPSTVAAVIVEPMAGSTGVLMPPKGYLERLREICDKYGILLIFDEVITGFGSLGASFATEFFGVTPDIITTAKGLTNGVIPMGAVFAKNEIYDAFMTGPENMIEFFHGYTYSGNPIAAAAALGTLETYKEEGLFERAAELAPYWEDAIHSLADARHVIDIRNLGLIGAIELEPIAGAPTKRAFDAFLAAYDDGLLIRTTGDIIALSPPLIIEKSQIDELFDGLRKVLDRID; encoded by the coding sequence ATGACCGTCAACGTGCCCAACAATCTTGAAGCGTTCTGGATGCCGTTCACGGCGAACCGGCAGTTCAAGCAGAAGCCGCGCATGTTCGTGTCCGCCGACCGCATGCACTACACCACCTCTGACGGCCGTCAGGTGCTCGACGGCACGGCCGGTCTGTGGTGCGTCAATGCCGGTCACAAGCGCCCGAAGATCGTCGAGGCGATCCAGCGCCAGGTCGAGGAGCTCGACTACGCGCCCGCCTTCCAGATGGGTCATCCGAAAGTGTTCGAGCTCGCCTCGCAGCTCGTCACCATGATGCCGTCGGGCATCGACCACGTGTTCTTCACCAACTCCGGCTCGGAGTCGGTGGAAACCGCGCTGAAGATGGCGATTGCCTACCATCGTGCCAAGGGCGACGGCAGCCGCTTCCGCCTGATCGGTCGCGAGCGCGGCTATCACGGCGTCAATTTCGGCGGCATCTCGGTCGGCGGCATCGTCGCCAACCGCAAGATGTTCGGCACGCTTCTGACCGGCGTCGACCACATCCGCCACACCCACGACCTCGCCCGCAACGCCTTCTCGCGCGGCCAGCCCGAGCACGGCGCCGAACTCGCCGACGATCTCGAGCGTCTGGTGCTGCTACACGACCCCTCGACCGTCGCCGCCGTCATCGTCGAGCCGATGGCCGGTTCGACCGGCGTCCTGATGCCGCCGAAGGGCTATCTCGAGCGCCTGCGCGAGATCTGCGACAAGTACGGCATCCTGCTGATTTTCGACGAAGTGATCACAGGCTTCGGCAGCCTCGGCGCTTCGTTCGCGACCGAATTCTTCGGCGTCACCCCGGACATCATCACCACCGCCAAGGGCCTGACCAACGGCGTCATCCCGATGGGCGCGGTGTTCGCGAAGAACGAGATCTACGACGCCTTCATGACCGGCCCGGAAAACATGATCGAGTTCTTCCACGGCTACACCTATTCGGGCAATCCGATCGCCGCTGCCGCCGCTCTCGGCACGCTCGAGACCTACAAGGAAGAGGGCCTCTTCGAACGCGCCGCCGAACTCGCACCCTATTGGGAAGACGCGATCCACAGCCTCGCCGACGCGCGCCATGTCATCGACATCCGCAATCTCGGCCTGATCGGCGCGATTGAGCTCGAACCGATCGCCGGCGCTCCGACCAAGCGGGCGTTCGACGCCTTCCTCGCCGCCTATGACGACGGCCTGCTGATCCGCACCACGGGTGACATCATCGCCCTGTCGCCGCCGCTGATCATCGAGAAGTCGCAGATCGACGAACTGTTCGATGGCCTGCGCAAAGTGCTCGACCGGATCGACTGA
- a CDS encoding calcium-binding protein: protein MAKRLGSNSDDRILGSDGDDLLRGFAGNDTLIGYDGTDTILGGPGFDRLVLYYWGRGYVADLGSGTVTGKNTEYSISGIEHVIGSPGSDIIRGDGGGNLLTGGKSFDELVGRAGSDTLVGGPSEDTLRGGDGPDSLLGGEHRDTLFGGVGVDTLKGEEHDDKLLGGPGGDLLYGGMWNDTLKGEEGRDLLDGGTGNDLLDGGALADTLIGDDGHDRLIGGSGIDLLQGGKGRDTLQGGDGADSLYGGTHDDHLFGGKHADRLWGDLGDDTLEGGPGNDTIKDIHGADFFFGNAGNDTLYAGHGNDTYHGGPGDDVFHLNGRTINSFTFERVAGGAIRVTDKVGSFGVDTLISVEFVQVGGDVFDITTLLS from the coding sequence ATGGCCAAACGTCTGGGGAGCAATAGCGACGACAGGATTCTCGGGTCGGACGGGGATGATCTGCTGCGCGGGTTCGCCGGCAACGACACGCTCATCGGCTATGACGGAACCGACACGATCCTCGGCGGGCCGGGTTTCGACCGGCTCGTTCTCTACTATTGGGGTCGCGGTTATGTCGCCGATCTCGGCAGCGGGACGGTCACCGGCAAGAATACCGAGTATTCCATCAGCGGTATCGAGCACGTCATCGGCTCACCGGGCAGCGACATCATTCGTGGCGACGGCGGTGGCAATCTTCTGACCGGCGGCAAGTCGTTCGACGAACTGGTCGGCCGTGCCGGCAGCGACACGCTGGTCGGCGGTCCCTCGGAAGATACGCTGAGGGGCGGCGACGGGCCGGACAGTCTGCTCGGCGGAGAGCATCGGGACACGCTTTTCGGCGGTGTCGGGGTCGACACGCTCAAGGGCGAGGAACACGACGACAAACTGTTGGGCGGCCCGGGCGGCGATCTTCTCTATGGCGGCATGTGGAATGACACCCTGAAAGGTGAAGAGGGGCGCGACCTGCTTGATGGCGGCACGGGCAATGACCTGCTTGATGGCGGTGCCCTCGCCGACACGCTTATCGGTGATGACGGGCACGACAGGCTGATCGGAGGGTCGGGGATCGACCTCCTTCAGGGCGGCAAGGGCCGGGATACGCTGCAGGGCGGCGATGGCGCCGACAGCCTCTATGGCGGCACACACGACGATCACCTGTTCGGCGGCAAGCACGCGGATCGGCTATGGGGCGACCTCGGCGACGATACGCTCGAAGGTGGCCCGGGCAACGACACGATCAAGGATATTCACGGCGCGGATTTCTTCTTCGGGAATGCCGGAAACGACACGCTGTATGCCGGCCATGGCAACGACACCTATCACGGTGGTCCCGGCGACGACGTCTTTCATCTGAACGGGCGGACCATCAATTCCTTCACGTTCGAGCGCGTTGCCGGCGGTGCGATCCGGGTGACCGACAAGGTCGGCAGCTTTGGCGTCGATACGCTGATCAGCGTCGAGTTCGTCCAGGTCGGCGGCGATGTTTTCGACATCACCACCTTGCTGAGTTAG
- a CDS encoding nitrate reductase, whose product MPLACAIGPFSPLSPFPKDTREKRPWRRRRRRKRRSLEIERMEDAMKTLHKTLLAGLILAVGMAAPVAIASEVQSLRGDNDLAAGATEFDRKKAMTASGGFERSWELQPPTIPHNTDNDRITLKENTCLSCHSKANFEKEKAPMIGKSHFVDASGNVLEDMNQRRHFCTQCHVPQYDANPLVENTFAGK is encoded by the coding sequence ATGCCTTTGGCTTGCGCAATCGGGCCCTTTTCACCCCTGAGCCCATTCCCGAAGGACACCCGCGAAAAGCGGCCCTGGAGGAGGCGTCGGCGAAGGAAAAGAAGATCGCTTGAGATCGAACGCATGGAGGATGCGATGAAAACCTTACACAAGACGCTTTTGGCGGGTCTCATCTTGGCGGTCGGAATGGCCGCGCCGGTGGCGATTGCCTCCGAGGTGCAGTCGCTGCGCGGTGATAACGATCTCGCCGCCGGTGCCACGGAATTCGACCGTAAAAAGGCCATGACGGCGAGCGGCGGCTTCGAGCGTTCTTGGGAACTGCAGCCTCCGACCATCCCGCACAACACCGATAACGACCGCATTACCTTGAAGGAAAACACCTGCCTGAGCTGCCACAGCAAGGCAAACTTCGAGAAGGAAAAGGCGCCGATGATCGGCAAGAGCCATTTCGTCGACGCCAGCGGCAACGTGCTCGAGGACATGAACCAGCGGCGGCATTTCTGCACTCAGTGCCATGTCCCGCAGTACGATGCCAACCCGCTGGTCGAAAACACCTTTGCGGGCAAATAA
- a CDS encoding quinol dehydrogenase ferredoxin subunit NapH encodes MVTPLKDLGKDAIEVKGWVGAHKYLILRRIVQVGTMALFVAGPLYGFWALKGTLASSLIFSTVPLTDPLLFLQMLATGFFTVSSAAIIGAIIVAVFYFVVGGRVYCSWVCPVNIVTDAAHWTRRNLGIKASAKIKSSTRYWMLALTILLAVVTGTLAYELINPVSAVYRGLVFGMGAGWAVLAGIFLFDVFVARHGWCGHICPMGAFYGLLGAKSILRVRADGRAQCDDCMECYEVCPEAHVIPPAVKSEASGGSPVILSGDCTNCGRCIDICPNGVYAFGLRNRALFTPEPIPEGHPRKAALEEASAKEKKIA; translated from the coding sequence ATGGTTACGCCTCTCAAAGATCTCGGCAAGGACGCCATCGAGGTCAAAGGCTGGGTCGGCGCCCACAAGTACCTGATCCTGCGCCGCATCGTGCAGGTCGGCACGATGGCACTGTTCGTCGCCGGACCGCTCTACGGTTTCTGGGCGCTGAAAGGCACGCTGGCTTCCAGCCTGATCTTCAGCACCGTGCCGCTGACCGATCCGCTCCTGTTCCTGCAGATGCTGGCGACGGGTTTCTTCACCGTCAGCTCGGCGGCGATCATCGGCGCGATCATCGTCGCGGTGTTCTATTTCGTCGTCGGCGGGCGGGTGTACTGCTCGTGGGTGTGTCCGGTGAACATCGTCACCGATGCGGCGCACTGGACGCGGCGCAACCTCGGTATCAAGGCTTCGGCGAAGATCAAATCGTCGACGCGGTACTGGATGCTGGCGCTCACGATCCTGCTCGCAGTCGTGACCGGCACGCTTGCCTATGAGCTGATCAACCCGGTTTCGGCGGTCTATCGCGGTCTCGTTTTCGGCATGGGAGCGGGTTGGGCCGTGCTCGCCGGGATCTTTCTGTTCGATGTGTTCGTCGCCCGCCACGGCTGGTGCGGCCATATCTGCCCGATGGGCGCGTTCTACGGCCTGCTCGGCGCCAAGAGCATCCTGCGGGTGCGTGCCGACGGCCGCGCGCAGTGCGACGATTGCATGGAATGCTACGAGGTCTGCCCGGAAGCCCATGTCATTCCGCCGGCCGTGAAGAGCGAGGCGAGTGGCGGCAGCCCGGTAATCCTGTCCGGCGACTGCACCAATTGCGGCCGCTGCATCGATATCTGCCCGAACGGCGTCTATGCCTTTGGCTTGCGCAATCGGGCCCTTTTCACCCCTGAGCCCATTCCCGAAGGACACCCGCGAAAAGCGGCCCTGGAGGAGGCGTCGGCGAAGGAAAAGAAGATCGCTTGA
- a CDS encoding ferredoxin-type protein NapG has product MSTRSDTAKTPLDWLQSRRKFLADTAKTACGVGLFGLGLGLYAGKSNALPSDAIRPPGALPEDDFLAACTRCGLCVQDCPYGILKLAELGNDVSTGTPYFTARTGPCEMCEDVPCVPVCPTGALDPAMTDIGKARMGLAVVVDHESCIAFQGLRCEVCFNICPVRGKAITLDYISNPRSGKHALFIPVVHSKECTGCGLCEKACILEEVAIKVLPMRIAKGELGKHYRLGWEKKGEAGEALVTPDTEHKYNLPKGMHYEHGGKGLVIDTPAGQPAITAPGAEMSDTPFSSNPLDTLNRGIGEAK; this is encoded by the coding sequence ATGTCGACACGTTCTGACACCGCGAAGACACCGTTGGACTGGCTGCAAAGCCGGCGCAAGTTTCTCGCCGACACGGCGAAGACGGCTTGCGGTGTGGGCCTGTTCGGCCTCGGCCTCGGGCTCTATGCGGGCAAATCGAATGCCTTGCCTTCCGACGCCATCCGCCCGCCGGGAGCGTTGCCGGAGGACGACTTCCTCGCCGCCTGCACCCGGTGCGGGCTGTGCGTGCAGGATTGTCCCTACGGCATCTTGAAACTGGCCGAGCTTGGAAACGACGTTTCCACCGGCACCCCCTATTTCACCGCCCGTACGGGTCCCTGCGAAATGTGCGAGGACGTGCCGTGCGTGCCGGTCTGCCCGACGGGGGCGCTCGATCCGGCCATGACCGATATCGGCAAGGCCAGGATGGGCCTTGCGGTGGTGGTCGACCACGAATCCTGCATCGCCTTCCAGGGTCTGCGCTGCGAAGTCTGCTTCAATATCTGTCCGGTGCGCGGCAAGGCGATCACGCTCGACTACATATCGAACCCGCGCTCGGGCAAGCATGCGCTGTTCATTCCCGTGGTTCATTCCAAGGAATGCACCGGCTGCGGTCTGTGCGAGAAGGCCTGCATTCTTGAAGAAGTGGCGATCAAGGTGCTGCCGATGCGGATCGCCAAGGGCGAACTCGGCAAGCACTACCGTCTCGGCTGGGAAAAGAAGGGCGAGGCCGGCGAAGCGCTCGTCACGCCGGACACCGAGCATAAATACAATCTGCCCAAAGGCATGCACTACGAACACGGCGGCAAGGGCCTCGTGATCGACACGCCCGCGGGCCAGCCGGCGATTACCGCGCCGGGTGCGGAGATGAGCGATACGCCGTTCTCATCCAATCCGCTCGATACCTTGAACCGCGGCATCGGGGAGGCGAAGTGA